The Treponema rectale genome includes a window with the following:
- a CDS encoding LysR family transcriptional regulator, with translation MELTQLRYFLKVAQLQHITRAAEELHIAQPALTQTIHRLENELEVPLFATKGRNIVLTEYGRYFYEKLEPLLTDIYDLPEQLHALSHIENNTIHLNVLAASNLVTDAIIEYQKIDDSLHIQLTQNEENDLNDICVTTKLFYQHSVEEKDSVFVCTENIYLAVPNISRFQNLKSVRLEDVKNEDFISLSGAKQMRAICDKYCRNAGVKPNIIFESDSPAAVKNMISANMGIGFWPAFSWERLNTNRVLLLPITDPKCSRDILITFKKNKTDNTKAEAFFTFLKGYFEYAAKESEEEMNL, from the coding sequence ATGGAATTAACACAGTTAAGGTATTTTCTTAAAGTAGCACAGCTTCAGCATATAACCAGGGCCGCAGAAGAACTGCACATTGCACAGCCGGCCCTTACACAGACAATACACAGGCTGGAAAATGAACTGGAAGTTCCGCTTTTTGCTACAAAAGGCCGCAATATCGTGCTTACGGAATACGGCCGCTACTTTTATGAGAAACTTGAACCCCTTTTAACTGATATTTATGATCTTCCGGAACAGCTCCATGCTTTAAGTCACATAGAAAACAATACGATTCACCTGAACGTTCTGGCTGCCTCAAATCTTGTAACGGATGCCATAATTGAATATCAGAAAATCGATGATTCCCTGCATATTCAGCTTACCCAGAATGAAGAAAATGACCTTAATGATATCTGCGTAACTACAAAATTGTTTTATCAGCATTCCGTTGAAGAAAAAGATTCTGTTTTTGTCTGTACGGAAAATATTTATCTGGCTGTTCCCAACATCAGTCGTTTTCAGAATTTAAAAAGCGTAAGGCTTGAAGATGTTAAAAACGAGGATTTTATATCCCTTTCCGGTGCAAAACAGATGCGTGCAATCTGTGATAAGTATTGCCGTAATGCCGGCGTAAAACCCAACATTATCTTTGAAAGTGACAGCCCGGCTGCCGTAAAGAACATGATTTCTGCAAATATGGGAATAGGATTCTGGCCTGCCTTCAGCTGGGAGCGCCTCAACACAAACCGCGTGCTCCTTTTACCCATTACTGATCCGAAATGCAGTCGTGACATACTTATAACTTTTAAGAAAAATAAGACGGACAATACAAAGGCTGAGGCATTTTTTACTTTCTTAAAGGGATATTTTGAATATGCCGCAAAAGAAAGTGAAGAAGAAATGAATTTATAG
- a CDS encoding GGDEF domain-containing protein: MNKALYSAEKKYFECCSETVEGYSEALYFYLENYHTALKSIYDPLLFSTGDTARIQDWLIKNKPYMPEDFAAYFYVDEKKTGYFSNGNIVGLEGRNYVDKSNYIDSDFFVSNIMYSKLSSSPVFVIGIPYFDDNHSLKGILCAVFKIEVMQKITDAITLSEKKYVYLQDRTGRFLVHPDKSYLGEVFIPDDEHYKAISSEFISSQIQGKIETVNENDEVVNLIYNRVKLCEWILAIAFPKVELEQIYRQQNSTKVTIILISVLSLGIFVFLEMSLLNYFYKNQLVNAVYDPLTNLYSRQFFEKIADRHLKKNPRVKFMLIEADIRGFKFINQNYGEENADKMIFYLSTLLNKAVQSYKGLICRGYADHFYIMLEVHNVYKAMSMFKKKLEQLNDLIKAYEIPFFPKFGITFFRPEQKRNVSVKELIGQASFAKSTIKDNMILPYAIYNSRLLDKVNEEHYIEATMEKALENGEFFVMYQPKILLADDKIVGGEALVRWKTNDIGLLTPDKFIPLFEKNGFITKLDFYVYEQVFKFISRQLKENQPIVPISVNMSRNHNKPDKFMHDFMELFNKYNIPPEYIQVEIIERSVMDSKTLCEITDRLHEKGFSVAMDDFGSGESSLNMLTKVPVDVLKFDRYFLLSTMNEKGAVDEKSARFMSSLIELSRNLEKQTVFEGVETEEQRDFLKKIRCDQVQGYFYSKPLLENEFLEFIEKHSN; the protein is encoded by the coding sequence ATGAATAAGGCTTTATATTCCGCAGAAAAAAAGTATTTTGAATGCTGCTCAGAAACTGTGGAAGGTTATTCCGAAGCGCTCTATTTTTATCTTGAAAATTATCATACAGCATTAAAATCTATATATGACCCGCTTTTATTTTCTACAGGAGACACTGCCAGAATCCAGGACTGGCTTATCAAAAATAAACCCTACATGCCGGAAGATTTTGCAGCTTATTTTTATGTAGATGAGAAAAAAACAGGATATTTTTCTAACGGAAATATAGTAGGCCTTGAAGGCAGAAATTATGTTGATAAATCAAATTATATTGACAGTGATTTTTTTGTAAGCAATATAATGTATTCCAAGCTTTCTTCCTCTCCTGTTTTTGTCATAGGTATTCCCTATTTTGATGATAATCATTCTCTTAAAGGAATTTTATGTGCCGTCTTTAAGATTGAAGTTATGCAGAAAATTACTGACGCCATAACTTTAAGCGAAAAAAAATATGTTTACCTTCAGGACCGCACCGGAAGGTTCCTGGTTCACCCGGATAAATCTTATCTCGGAGAAGTTTTTATTCCTGATGATGAACATTACAAAGCCATAAGCAGTGAATTCATTTCATCTCAGATACAAGGCAAAATAGAAACTGTAAATGAAAACGACGAGGTTGTTAATCTTATATACAATAGAGTGAAACTTTGTGAATGGATTTTAGCCATTGCATTTCCTAAAGTTGAACTTGAACAGATATACCGTCAGCAGAATTCTACAAAAGTTACAATCATATTAATTTCGGTCCTGTCGCTGGGTATTTTTGTTTTCCTGGAAATGTCCCTTCTGAATTATTTTTATAAAAATCAGCTTGTAAATGCAGTTTATGATCCTCTTACAAACCTTTATTCCAGGCAGTTTTTTGAAAAAATTGCCGACAGGCATCTAAAAAAGAATCCCCGGGTAAAATTTATGCTGATAGAAGCTGATATAAGGGGATTTAAATTTATAAATCAAAATTACGGTGAAGAAAATGCTGATAAAATGATTTTTTATCTTTCTACACTTCTTAATAAAGCCGTACAGAGTTATAAAGGCCTTATCTGCCGCGGTTATGCAGATCATTTTTACATTATGCTGGAAGTTCATAATGTCTATAAGGCAATGTCCATGTTTAAGAAAAAGCTTGAACAGCTGAATGATCTTATAAAAGCATACGAAATTCCGTTTTTCCCTAAATTCGGTATAACTTTCTTCCGGCCGGAACAAAAAAGAAATGTTTCCGTAAAAGAACTTATCGGACAAGCGTCATTTGCAAAAAGTACGATAAAAGACAATATGATTCTTCCTTACGCAATTTACAATTCACGGCTGCTGGATAAGGTTAATGAAGAACATTACATTGAGGCAACCATGGAAAAAGCCCTCGAAAACGGGGAATTTTTTGTCATGTATCAGCCTAAAATCCTTCTTGCAGATGATAAAATTGTCGGAGGAGAAGCTCTTGTCCGCTGGAAAACCAATGATATAGGCCTCCTTACCCCGGATAAATTCATTCCGCTGTTCGAAAAAAACGGCTTTATTACCAAACTGGACTTTTACGTCTACGAACAGGTGTTTAAATTCATATCCCGCCAGCTGAAAGAAAACCAGCCTATTGTTCCGATTTCTGTAAATATGAGCCGCAATCATAACAAACCGGACAAATTCATGCATGACTTTATGGAACTTTTCAACAAATATAACATTCCGCCGGAATACATTCAGGTAGAAATAATTGAACGTTCCGTAATGGACTCAAAAACACTCTGCGAAATTACAGACCGCCTGCACGAAAAAGGTTTCAGTGTAGCAATGGATGATTTTGGAAGCGGAGAATCTTCCCTCAACATGCTTACAAAAGTTCCTGTTGACGTACTGAAATTTGACAGGTATTTCCTGCTTTCTACGATGAATGAAAAAGGAGCTGTTGACGAAAAATCTGCCCGTTTTATGAGCAGCCTTATTGAATTAAGCCGTAATCTTGAAAAACAGACCGTATTTGAAGGTGTAGAAACTGAAGAGCAGAGAGACTTCCTTAAAAAAATCCGCTGCGACCAGGTTCAGGGCTATTTCTATTCAAAACCCCTTCTTGAAAATGAATTCCTTGAATTCATAGAAAAACATAGTAATTAA
- a CDS encoding calcium/sodium antiporter, translated as MMLFLNVLLLLVGFVALIKGADFFVDGSSSLAKIFKVPGVIIGLTIVALGTSLPELAVSTSAALRGANEIAVSNVTGSNLFNILCVLGFCSLFHRVPVNSIILKRDFPVSIAVSLVALFASCSGVIFSGKLFGLKMADNAGLVSRWLGILLLVLFVSYIFCLIYDAKKNPVSEEETSKVYSLPKSILLIIIGVAMIIAGGQAVVNSARIIARTFGMTETLIGLTVVAIGTSLPELVTSIVAARKGEVDLAVGNVVGSNIFNLLFILGVSSTIHPVKVNAASVYDFGIMIIISILAWVFSITNKSVRRAEGIFMILTYAAITVFAILR; from the coding sequence ATGATGCTTTTTTTAAATGTTCTTCTCTTATTAGTTGGTTTTGTGGCTTTAATTAAAGGCGCTGATTTTTTTGTAGACGGCAGCTCATCCCTGGCAAAAATATTTAAAGTTCCGGGTGTAATCATCGGCCTTACGATTGTTGCCCTCGGCACTTCCCTTCCTGAACTTGCCGTAAGTACCTCAGCAGCTCTCAGGGGAGCAAATGAAATCGCAGTAAGTAATGTTACAGGCTCTAACCTTTTTAATATTCTTTGTGTACTTGGTTTCTGTTCTTTATTCCACAGAGTTCCGGTTAATTCGATTATCTTAAAAAGAGATTTTCCTGTTTCTATAGCTGTATCTCTGGTTGCTCTTTTTGCAAGCTGTTCCGGAGTTATTTTCAGCGGAAAGCTTTTCGGTCTTAAAATGGCTGATAATGCGGGACTTGTAAGCCGCTGGCTGGGAATCCTTCTTCTTGTACTTTTTGTGTCTTACATTTTCTGCCTTATCTATGATGCAAAGAAAAATCCTGTTTCTGAAGAAGAGACATCTAAAGTTTATTCCCTTCCAAAAAGCATTTTATTAATCATTATTGGCGTTGCAATGATTATTGCAGGCGGTCAGGCTGTAGTTAACAGTGCCCGCATTATTGCCCGCACTTTCGGAATGACGGAAACCTTAATCGGTCTTACTGTCGTTGCCATCGGTACTTCCCTTCCTGAACTGGTTACTTCCATCGTCGCTGCCCGTAAAGGAGAAGTAGATCTTGCCGTTGGAAATGTCGTAGGCTCAAACATCTTCAACCTGCTTTTTATTCTTGGCGTTTCTTCAACAATTCATCCTGTAAAGGTAAACGCTGCCAGTGTCTATGACTTCGGCATAATGATTATAATCAGTATTTTAGCCTGGGTTTTCAGCATTACAAATAAAAGCGTTCGCCGTGCAGAAGGTATATTTATGATACTGACCTACGCAGCGATTACTGTTTTTGCAATTTTACGCTAA
- a CDS encoding ABC transporter ATP-binding protein, which produces MNYNDKPLKIFFAYYKPHLHIFIADMVCALMIAVIDVTFPIVTRYLLNTFIPQGKMQLFFIIIAAILGIYCIRWVCTWFVNYWGHYFGVKVETDMRHDVFKKLESQSFSFFDTHLTGHLMSRVTNDLFEITELAHHGPEDVMTSVLTLLGSFILLLRIRWELAVIVFAFLPVILVITIISRRRLSETSRRVKEKTSMINGVLENSLTGIRVTQGFTNEKIELSKFDDNNELYKTSKKTFYHTMSTFYANVEFSTALLTLMVFAFGGYFIMKGTMTVSDLVAANLFVAVFTAPVRKLVFFVEQYSTGMAGFKRFLEIMRTDTSIKEAPDAVELLSARGNISFKDVCFSYNDKSTVLENVNLEIKAGQKFAFVGASGGGKSTICNLIPRFYEITSGSIYLDGIDLKKIKLENLRKQIGTVQQDVFLFAGTIKENIAYGKPGASDEEIIQAAKRAEIHDDIMKMSDGYDTVVGERGLKLSGGQKQRVSIARCFLKNPPILILDEATSALDTATEVKIQNAFDALAKGRTTLVIAHRLSTIKNADMIAVVDGKNIEEYGTHEQLLALNGKYAQLWNNQVM; this is translated from the coding sequence GTGAATTATAACGATAAACCGCTGAAGATTTTTTTTGCGTATTACAAACCGCATCTTCACATTTTTATAGCAGACATGGTTTGTGCGCTAATGATTGCCGTAATTGACGTAACTTTTCCAATAGTAACGCGATATCTGCTTAATACTTTTATTCCTCAGGGAAAAATGCAGCTGTTTTTTATAATTATTGCTGCCATTCTGGGAATCTACTGCATCCGCTGGGTATGTACCTGGTTTGTTAATTACTGGGGACATTATTTTGGCGTAAAAGTAGAAACAGATATGCGCCATGACGTATTTAAAAAGCTGGAAAGCCAGAGTTTTTCTTTTTTTGACACTCATTTAACCGGGCATCTCATGAGCCGTGTTACCAATGATCTCTTTGAAATTACCGAACTTGCCCATCACGGTCCTGAAGATGTAATGACTTCTGTCCTTACCCTTCTGGGAAGTTTTATTCTTTTATTGCGGATCAGATGGGAACTGGCTGTTATTGTTTTTGCATTTCTTCCTGTTATATTAGTAATAACCATTATAAGCCGCCGCCGGCTTTCGGAAACTTCCCGCCGGGTTAAAGAAAAAACGTCCATGATAAACGGAGTTCTTGAAAATTCCCTCACAGGAATCCGGGTTACCCAGGGCTTTACCAATGAAAAAATAGAACTGTCAAAATTCGATGACAATAATGAACTCTACAAAACCAGTAAAAAGACATTTTACCACACCATGTCAACCTTTTATGCCAACGTTGAGTTTTCCACTGCCCTTTTAACTCTTATGGTTTTTGCCTTTGGCGGATATTTCATAATGAAGGGTACAATGACGGTGTCAGATCTGGTTGCAGCAAACCTTTTTGTAGCAGTATTTACAGCTCCGGTTAGAAAACTCGTTTTTTTCGTAGAACAGTATTCCACAGGAATGGCAGGCTTTAAGAGATTCCTCGAAATTATGCGTACGGATACTTCCATAAAAGAAGCTCCTGATGCCGTTGAACTTTTAAGTGCCAGGGGAAACATCAGCTTTAAGGATGTCTGCTTTTCTTATAATGACAAGTCAACCGTACTCGAAAATGTTAATCTGGAAATAAAAGCCGGTCAGAAATTTGCATTTGTCGGGGCCAGTGGCGGCGGAAAGAGTACAATCTGTAACCTTATTCCCCGTTTTTATGAAATAACTTCCGGTTCGATTTATCTGGACGGAATTGACCTTAAAAAAATAAAGCTGGAAAACCTCAGAAAGCAGATAGGAACTGTACAGCAGGACGTATTTTTATTTGCAGGAACGATAAAAGAAAACATTGCTTATGGAAAACCTGGTGCCAGTGATGAAGAAATCATTCAGGCTGCAAAACGGGCAGAAATTCATGATGATATTATGAAGATGAGTGACGGCTATGATACGGTTGTAGGAGAAAGAGGCCTTAAACTTTCCGGCGGACAGAAACAGAGGGTTTCAATCGCAAGGTGCTTTCTTAAAAATCCTCCGATTCTCATACTGGATGAAGCAACCAGCGCCCTTGATACTGCTACGGAAGTAAAGATTCAGAATGCTTTTGATGCTCTGGCAAAAGGCCGTACTACCCTTGTAATTGCCCACAGGCTTTCTACAATAAAAAATGCTGATATGATTGCAGTTGTTGACGGAAAGAATATTGAAGAGTACGGAACCCATGAACAGCTTCTTGCCTTAAATGGAAAATATGCGCAGCTCTGGAATAATCAGGTAATGTAA
- a CDS encoding CobW family GTP-binding protein, translating to MTKKPVTLITGYLGSGKTTLLNEILRQEKRRVALIVNDMGSINIDAAIIKKNGSAVAQSEMYEMQNGCICCTLREEFLKQVEKISDNDKIESVFVEASGISDPGAIAASFLAYEDAQPDTNVYLSNIVTVVDADRIYREFMTDLRNYEEKDENNLASNDITTLIVDQIEFCNTIILNKTDLLNEKQIEEVIKIIRNFQQKAEIIKTTQGKVEIDRITSDQKFNYEMVDSSSAIQKAINSLTDSNRGFTDEYGISSFSYEHKRPFDQKKFMKFINEDFPKELIRAKGYIWFKDRPEDVLLFEQAGRNSSVMAVAYWVAALDKATQKECLEDDEELRNSWDKEYGDRINQIVFIGKNYDKSKILSRLEQCLA from the coding sequence ATGACTAAAAAACCAGTTACTCTCATTACAGGATATTTAGGATCCGGAAAAACAACTCTCTTAAATGAAATTCTCCGTCAGGAAAAAAGAAGGGTAGCACTTATCGTAAATGACATGGGAAGCATTAACATTGATGCGGCTATTATCAAAAAGAACGGTTCTGCCGTAGCCCAGAGCGAAATGTACGAAATGCAGAACGGCTGCATCTGCTGTACTTTAAGGGAAGAGTTCTTAAAGCAGGTAGAAAAAATTTCTGACAACGATAAAATTGAATCAGTATTTGTAGAAGCTTCCGGTATCAGTGATCCGGGTGCCATTGCAGCATCTTTCCTTGCCTATGAAGACGCTCAGCCTGATACAAATGTTTATCTTTCAAATATTGTAACTGTTGTTGATGCAGACAGAATTTACCGTGAATTCATGACGGATTTACGAAACTACGAAGAAAAAGATGAAAATAATCTTGCTTCCAATGACATTACGACACTTATTGTAGACCAGATAGAATTCTGCAACACAATCATCCTGAATAAAACTGACCTGCTTAACGAAAAACAGATTGAAGAAGTTATTAAAATAATCCGTAATTTCCAGCAGAAAGCAGAAATCATTAAAACTACTCAGGGAAAAGTTGAGATTGACCGCATAACCTCTGACCAGAAATTTAATTATGAAATGGTAGATTCTTCCTCTGCAATTCAGAAGGCAATTAATTCGCTTACAGATTCCAACAGGGGCTTTACGGATGAATACGGAATTTCCAGTTTCTCTTATGAGCATAAAAGACCTTTTGACCAGAAGAAATTCATGAAATTCATTAATGAAGATTTTCCAAAAGAGCTTATACGTGCAAAAGGATATATCTGGTTTAAGGACAGGCCGGAGGATGTTCTTTTATTTGAACAGGCAGGAAGAAACTCTTCGGTTATGGCAGTTGCCTACTGGGTTGCAGCCCTGGATAAGGCTACTCAGAAAGAATGTCTTGAAGATGATGAAGAACTCAGAAATTCCTGGGACAAGGAATATGGAGACAGAATAAACCAGATTGTCTTTATCGGTAAAAACTATGATAAAAGCAAAATACTTTCCAGACTGGAACAGTGCCTGGCTTAA
- a CDS encoding TIGR01440 family protein yields the protein MDTMELDEIKNQVTSVINELLDAHPQKEGSIFVIGCSSSEICGGTIGKNSSEETGRAVFEAAKSVLDKYGLFIACQCCEHLNRALIIEEECALRYSLEPVCVVPWVHGGGSLATAAWHGLDAPVAVEHVKAAAGIDIGSTLIGMHLKDVAVPVHPKQKFIGKAYVTAAYCRPKLIGGERARYE from the coding sequence ATCGACACTATGGAATTAGATGAAATTAAAAACCAGGTTACATCTGTTATAAATGAACTTCTTGATGCTCATCCGCAAAAAGAAGGTTCTATTTTTGTTATAGGCTGTTCTTCCAGCGAAATATGCGGAGGAACAATTGGTAAAAATTCCAGTGAAGAAACAGGAAGAGCTGTTTTCGAAGCTGCAAAATCCGTTCTTGATAAATACGGACTTTTTATTGCCTGTCAGTGCTGCGAACATCTTAACAGAGCCCTTATAATAGAAGAAGAATGTGCTTTAAGGTACAGTCTGGAACCAGTTTGCGTCGTTCCATGGGTTCACGGAGGCGGATCTCTGGCAACTGCTGCCTGGCACGGACTGGATGCTCCGGTTGCAGTTGAACATGTAAAGGCTGCGGCTGGAATTGACATCGGCAGTACGCTGATAGGAATGCATTTAAAAGATGTGGCAGTTCCGGTTCATCCGAAGCAGAAATTTATTGGAAAAGCATACGTAACAGCAGCATACTGCAGGCCAAAACTTATCGGTGGAGAAAGAGCCAGGTACGAATAA
- a CDS encoding alpha/beta hydrolase, with the protein MSEYVDKIRSEWGQNDARRDASFKTPEDIVRFDNIQYAEDKVFNLLDVYRPKSAGKSAKLPVILNVHGGAWVYGTKDTYQFYGMELARKGFAVVNFSYRLAPEAKFPACLEDADKVVKWIFANKDEYGLDTGNFFATGDSAGAHILSLYTAALSDREFAVTFPFDVIKDFNFKAIVLNCGKYSFKEEVYSDQDLLKEILTDYNNKKLHDQIETVEHITPSYPPVYIMTCTGDFLKEQSVLLAAALTRETVPFEYHYIKDPSINLWHCYQNNIDLDSAKKCHEEECNYFKRIMGEKK; encoded by the coding sequence ATGAGTGAATATGTAGATAAAATCCGAAGTGAATGGGGACAGAACGACGCCCGCCGGGATGCTTCATTTAAAACACCGGAAGATATAGTTCGGTTTGACAATATTCAGTATGCAGAAGACAAAGTTTTTAACCTTCTTGACGTTTACCGCCCTAAATCTGCCGGAAAAAGCGCTAAGCTTCCTGTAATTCTTAATGTTCATGGCGGAGCCTGGGTTTACGGTACAAAAGATACATATCAGTTTTACGGAATGGAACTTGCCCGAAAAGGTTTTGCCGTAGTAAATTTTTCCTACAGACTTGCACCGGAAGCAAAGTTTCCTGCCTGTCTGGAAGATGCAGATAAAGTTGTAAAATGGATTTTTGCAAATAAAGATGAATATGGCTTAGACACCGGTAATTTTTTTGCAACCGGAGATTCTGCCGGAGCTCATATACTATCTCTTTATACGGCTGCCCTTTCCGACAGAGAATTTGCAGTAACCTTCCCTTTTGACGTTATAAAGGATTTTAATTTTAAGGCAATTGTTTTAAATTGCGGAAAATATTCCTTTAAGGAAGAAGTTTATTCTGACCAGGACTTGCTTAAAGAAATTCTTACAGATTATAACAACAAAAAGCTTCATGATCAGATAGAAACTGTGGAGCACATTACCCCTTCTTACCCGCCGGTTTACATCATGACCTGTACCGGAGACTTCTTAAAGGAACAGTCTGTACTCCTTGCTGCTGCCCTTACAAGAGAAACTGTACCCTTTGAATATCATTACATAAAAGATCCTTCTATAAATTTGTGGCACTGCTATCAGAACAATATTGATCTTGATTCAGCAAAAAAATGCCATGAAGAGGAATGTAATTATTTTAAAAGAATCATGGGAGAGAAAAAATGA
- a CDS encoding glutathione peroxidase, with the protein MSFYDFSVKSRDGEDVSLEQYRGKVVLVVNTATGCGFTPQYEGLQNLYTRYKDKGFEILDFPCNQFLNQAPGSDSDIHTYCTGRFGITFPQFSKIEVNGKNESPLYTFLKSQKKGFLTSKIKWNFTKFLIGKDGTVVGRYAPTFTPEKLDEIIKAQIEG; encoded by the coding sequence ATGTCATTTTATGATTTCTCAGTTAAATCAAGGGACGGTGAAGATGTTTCTCTGGAACAGTACAGGGGAAAAGTTGTTCTGGTAGTAAATACTGCGACAGGCTGCGGATTTACACCACAGTATGAAGGACTTCAGAATCTTTATACCAGATATAAGGATAAGGGGTTTGAAATTCTTGACTTTCCATGCAATCAGTTTTTAAATCAGGCTCCAGGTTCAGACAGTGATATCCATACATACTGTACAGGAAGATTCGGCATTACCTTTCCGCAGTTTTCTAAAATTGAAGTAAATGGAAAAAATGAATCTCCGCTTTATACTTTTCTTAAATCTCAGAAAAAGGGCTTTCTTACGTCAAAAATAAAGTGGAATTTTACAAAATTCCTTATCGGAAAGGATGGTACTGTCGTTGGAAGATATGCACCGACATTTACACCTGAAAAACTTGACGAAATCATCAAGGCTCAGATAGAAGGTTAA
- a CDS encoding TetR/AcrR family transcriptional regulator → MASQREGVYEKIIECSRREFLEKGFLKASLRTISKNAGVTTGTIYSRFKDKEALFDEVVHAHAEKILSVYNRGIDTYYNFSDEDKCSEMNRLTDDCMMEMLDIIYDDYECSKILICCSEGTSYENFIHEMIKKEVDSTEDFAKTLKNIKGQKDSCMDKELFHMIASGFLSAFFEITAHDMDKKSAIKRIILLKKFYTGGWERLFGINFV, encoded by the coding sequence ATGGCAAGTCAGAGAGAAGGTGTCTACGAAAAAATAATAGAATGTTCCCGCAGGGAATTTCTTGAAAAAGGTTTTTTAAAAGCAAGCTTACGGACTATATCAAAAAATGCCGGTGTTACGACCGGAACCATCTACTCACGCTTTAAGGATAAGGAAGCTCTTTTTGATGAAGTAGTGCACGCCCATGCGGAAAAAATACTCTCTGTGTACAACCGGGGAATTGATACTTATTATAATTTTTCTGATGAAGATAAATGCAGCGAAATGAACCGGCTTACGGATGACTGCATGATGGAAATGCTGGACATAATCTATGACGACTATGAATGTTCTAAAATACTGATCTGCTGTTCAGAGGGAACTTCTTATGAAAATTTCATTCATGAGATGATAAAAAAGGAAGTAGATTCTACGGAAGATTTTGCAAAAACACTTAAAAATATAAAAGGGCAGAAAGATTCCTGCATGGATAAGGAACTGTTTCATATGATTGCCAGCGGTTTTTTATCGGCTTTTTTTGAAATTACCGCCCACGATATGGACAAAAAATCTGCGATAAAGCGGATTATTCTGCTGAAAAAGTTTTACACAGGCGGCTGGGAACGTCTTTTTGGCATAAATTTTGTATAA
- a CDS encoding PqqD family protein, with protein sequence MKKQSNFLDLVFDKNEKYRSETDSQGGVTIFVENKGFFNTIMQKFFKKPRFSQVHLEEFGSFIWPLIDGERNVQQIGIKVKEHFGDKAEPLYPRLVQYLKMLSGYSFVILKK encoded by the coding sequence ATGAAAAAGCAGAGTAATTTTCTGGATCTGGTTTTTGATAAAAATGAAAAATACCGCTCTGAGACTGATTCTCAGGGTGGTGTAACGATTTTTGTTGAAAATAAAGGCTTTTTTAACACCATCATGCAGAAATTCTTTAAGAAACCCCGGTTTTCTCAGGTTCATCTTGAAGAATTCGGCAGCTTTATATGGCCGCTTATAGACGGGGAGCGTAATGTTCAGCAGATAGGAATCAAGGTAAAGGAACACTTTGGTGATAAAGCAGAACCTTTATATCCCCGGCTCGTTCAGTACCTGAAGATGCTTTCCGGATACAGTTTTGTAATACTAAAAAAATAA
- a CDS encoding Fur family transcriptional regulator codes for MLQKSYHTKASDLILTYIENKNNCCFTAGELSAFLREQGINVNKTTIYRNLDKMTAAGKLIRHKSPVADGYTYQSTEDQNHCEEHMHFQCCKCGSIVHLSDKKTADYLNELSKNLNIEIDLKLSSLNGLCKKCRNQE; via the coding sequence ATGTTGCAAAAGTCATATCACACAAAGGCATCTGATTTAATTCTTACTTACATAGAAAATAAAAATAACTGCTGTTTTACTGCAGGAGAACTTTCTGCTTTTTTAAGGGAGCAGGGAATCAACGTAAATAAAACAACTATATACCGTAATCTTGATAAAATGACTGCTGCCGGAAAACTTATCCGACATAAATCACCTGTTGCAGACGGTTATACATACCAGAGTACGGAAGACCAGAATCACTGTGAAGAGCATATGCATTTTCAATGCTGTAAATGCGGCTCCATAGTTCATCTTTCTGATAAAAAAACGGCTGATTATTTAAATGAACTTTCTAAAAATTTGAACATAGAAATTGACTTGAAACTTTCTTCTCTAAACGGACTTTGTAAAAAATGCAGGAATCAGGAATAA